TCAACCCAGACTTGTCCAAGAGCTGCGAATTGCAGTGAAGTCCTGTGTTACCCGCCCATTTGATTTACAAAACTCGACACAATTATACTCTTTGCGGCAATCCCTGTCAAGGGCGATGCTCAACAATCCGTGAGGATTATCGCGATACTTAGGACTGCCAGCAGACGGAACTTCTACCGATTGATGAACTTGTTGTCACACAAAATCAGGCAGAAGCGAAGATGCGATCATGTCCGCGCGAAACATGCCCTTGGTGGTCAACAGGAGATGGTCATGCTCTTCGATAATGTCCCCAGCCGACTTGAGTCCATCGATTAGACTGCGGCGGACTCCTGAGATGTCGTAACCAAACTCCGATTTCAAAATGTCTGTGTTCAGGCCGCTGCTTAGGCGCAACGACAGCATAATCGACTCGATTAAGCGCTTAGGAGAGGTGACTTCTTCTTCATCGGCAACGGGCAGTTTGTTCACGGCGAGGTTCTTGACGTATCGAAAAATGTCAGGTTCATTCTTGTAGCGGAGACTTCCGATCGTGCCGACTGCCGCGGGTCCGAATGCGATGTAATCGCGCTGAAGCCAATACGCAAGATTGTGGCGACAACGCTGATTGTCGCGAGCGTAGTTGGAAATCTCGTAATGATCGTAGCCGGATTGCGCAAGGAATTCTACGGCTCGCTGGTAGCGATCGGCAATCAGATCATCAGGCGGCAACGGAACTTCGCGGCGCTCCACTTGATACCTCAGCGGGACATTTCCCTCGAGCATGAGCGAATAGAATGAAATGTGCTGCGGTTCGAGGCTCACCACAGTGCGTAGATCTGATTCAAGAGAAGCGTCCGTTTCGTCGGGTAGTCCGTACATGAGGTCTACTGATATGTTGTCAATTCCAACCTGTCGAGCATTCGCTACCGCTATGCCGACCTGTTCGGCGTTGTGCAATCGCCCCAGTCGTTCGAGATTCGCAGAGTTGAAAGATTGCGCTCCAAAAGAAGTCCGGTTCACTCCAAGCGAAGTCAACAACGAGAGCTTCTCGACTGTGGAAGATTCCGGATTGGCTTCTGAAGTGAATTCTATGTCGGGCGAGAAACCGGCATATCGCTTGAGTCGCGAAACGATTGTCGACCAAGAGTCGCTTGAAAGTACCGTAGGGGTGCCGCCGCCGAAGAATATCGTATCGAGCAGAATTTCTTCGCCGGGATGCGATTTCTGCAACTGCTCAAACCGGATATCCATCTCGGTGCAGATCGCCTCGATATATCGTTTTTCCCATACTGGATCATGCACGATTCGATAGAAATCGCAATAGGTGCAGATACGTGCACAAAACGGCACATGAACGTAACACGAGAGTTTCACTGCCGCAAGATAGTGATATCGGCCGACCGTGGAAAGGACAAACGGCGTAGAATAGGATGGTTCGGCTGATAGCGATTCATCTTGATTGGGAAACTCAGATTCGATATTATTGTAGGCGATGGCGAAGCGAATTCAAGATACGACAGTTACATCTAAGGATCGTCTGCTGGGATCGATTGTCGTGTTTGTCGTTGCATTGGCGGCAAGGCTGATCTACGTCAATGCAGCCGCCGGCACGCCGACCTTCGGCTTCTTGACCTTTGACCTGCTGCAATTCCATAACCTCGCTGTTTCAATATTTCAGGATTCACAGCTAGGGCACGAAGCTGTATTTAAGGCTCCGCTCTATTCACTGGTGTTGTCGCAAATCTACTCAATGGTCAGCAATCCAATCTTCCAGTCTTTCGTGATACAGTGCATTCTCGGCTCGATCTCCGCCATATTGATATACCTGATTTCGGTCCGCTTCTACACGCAACGTATTTCAATCACGGCAGGGTTGATTGCGGCTCTCTACGGTACGTTAATATTCTTCGATGCTGAGCTGCTTCCCGTTAGTTTCACGGTGTTTCTAATCTTGCTCGCAACATACCTGCTGATGAAGTACGAAGAAGGCCACCGAGTTTTCCTCGCAGTGGCTGCGGGAATTACGTTGGCACTTTCCGGCGCCGCAACCCCAGAGACTCTAGTACTTGTGCCAGTGGCCGGATTCTGGATTTATCGAGACGGTGCAGGCAAAAAGAAATTCCGTCTCAGCCACACGTTAGCAATGTTGATCGCCGCTGTGGTGGTCACGGTACCGTTTGCGATTCGCAACAACACGCTCGGCGGTGAAAAAGTCCCTTACCTCACTGATATCGGTGTGAGGATGGCGATCGCCAATCAGGAGGGCGCTACAGGGAGGGACTTCATACTACCCAACGGAGTTCGAGAACTGGGTCAGAGTTATTCTAATGCGCTCGAAGCCACTCAGAGAACCAAGGTGAGTGAATTTTCCGCATCTGAAATGGGCGGAATTTGGCTGGGTCAAGCTGTCGGGTACATATTCAGCCATCCGCTTGACTGGCTCGGATTGGAACTGCGCAAGCTTGCCTGCTTGATTAGTGGCTACGAAATTTCGACAGATCGACCGATCTACTACTTTGCCAGTCAAAATATGCCTCTTCAAGTTTTGTTGTTTGACAAGTTCTTGTCGATTCCTTTCGGACTGATACTGCCTTTCGCATTCCTCGCTTTCTTGGCGGTTAGACATAACAATCGAAAACAGCTTCTGTTGGTATGGTCGGCGACAGGATTGGTGTTAGTATCGCTATTGCTAGCCCCATTCGCATTCCAACGGATATTGTTCGTGCCGTTCATTATCATCTGGTCAGCGGCAGGATTCTGGGGATTGGTGGGCTTATACCAGAAGCAGGAATTCCGTCGTTTCTATACCTGGCTATCGATCTTGGTTGCCGCGGTGGTTATCGTCAACGGCGTCGCAAAGATCCCCGGATTGATACCAACTGTTGATTCTGAGTTTGAAGGAAGGATGTTTGCCGCGAATGCCCATCTGACAGCCAACCGGTTGGAAGAAGCCAAAACAAATTATGATGCTGCATTGCGCATAGATCCAAGATCGCCGCGACCGTACAGCAGTCTTGCCTCGATTTTCGCTCAGCAGGGCAATGATTCGTTGGCAATTGTCTACTACAATCGCGCCGTCGCCGTTGATCCAAGCGATGACCGGCCGCTAAAGAATATTGTCAACCTAATGAAGCGAAAACAGAAACTTGCAGAGTTGAATAATGTACTCGTTCGAGTGATAAAAGAATTCCCAAAAGCCAATTGGGCTTATAATGAATATGCGTCACTTCATGTCAGACTGAGCGAATTTACTCAAGCGGCAGATATCTATGAAAAGTCCTTCGCTGCCGACTCGACCAATATTGAAGCCATATTCCTTAAGGCTGAGGTCTATTTGATGGCTGATATGCGCCAAGAAGCTGAAGAAGAATTTCAGAGATATTTGCAGTACGCGCCAAACTCGGTAGCGGCGCGTGCCAATCTCGGCCAGGTATACGCCCGTCAGCGGCGCATTGAAGAAGCTCTCCGCGAGTTTGGTTTTGTTCGGGAACAAGAGCCGGGAAATCCGGCAACCTATTTCAATCTTGCTTCAGTTTACTATCAAACGAACGACTTGATGCGTGCAGCGAGTTATCTCGACACGGCGGACGCAATTGATCACAATTTCCCGGGACTCGAAGAAATGCGCCAGATGATTGACTCGGCACGAGTCAATCGTTAGTCGGCCTTCGATTGTAGTTAGTCAGCCTTCCAGCCAATTCCCCACGAATCGACGCCAACCTCGGTTGAGTCGAGAACTTTCAACGTAGCGACATCAATCTCATACATGTAACCGTGATTCGGCGGTTGACCTGACGCCGCAACGTAAATCCGTTTGTCATCATCGGACATGGCAATGCCAAAGGGATGGCCGACACCGATGGGAATTTCGGCGACTACCTGGCGTTGGAAAAGGTCAACAATCACAACGGTGTTACCCCAACGAGTGGTGAGAAAAAGATAGTTGCCATTGTGCGAATGGTGTATCATCGCCGGACCAGAGGTGGATATTCCTGCTGTCACCGGAATCTCGATCGAGTCAATGATCTGTCGCGAGTAGATATCGAGAATGCGAACTTGGTTGGCATAGAGACATGAGATGTATGCTTTTTGCAAATGATGGTCGACAGCTACGCAATATGGTCCATAGCGTGGATTAGAAGGATCGGATTGCTGAGCGGGGTCTATCGGCACGAACGTGACGGAGTCCTCGTCGGTATAGACCAGAGTGATGTCATCAGAGCGGAGATTGCAGGCAACGATCACCTTGCCGTCAGTAGTGCTCAAAAGCTCGTGGGTCTGAGCGCCGGACTGGATTTTCTTCTCAACTGCCATTGTCGCAAGGTTGACTTTGTAGATGTGCCCGCGTTCAGAGCCGGCAGTGTAATCGCACATGTAGCCGTATTGGCTGTTACCGGTGATGCACATGCCGGCCGGAATCACGCTGCGCTGATTCGGATAGACTGCCTGCGCAGCGGCAGTTAAGTCAAACTCCGAAATGAACTCGTCGGTCGCGGCACTGAATTTGGCAATCTTGCCGGAAAGGTCGACGGTCATTACGAAGTAATACTGTCCATCCGGTGTAAAGGAAATGTAGTGCGGCTTGGCGATATGAGTATCGATTGTCTTGACCTTGGTCATTGTCTCAGTGTCGTAGACATAAATGGTCGCGTCGGCCTGATTGAGCACGTAGAGTTTGCCATCCGGACCGAGGACTGGATTTTCCGTATCATTTCCTTTGTCGCTGCATCCGGTCATCAGCATCAAGACCGTTATCAGTACTGCAAACCAAGCTGTATAACGCATCAATTCTCAACTCCAATATGATGATTGTTCTACCGAGATATACGAAGACAACCGGTTCTTGTTAAGTACCAGTGCATGACGCACATGGAGCCGGACCGCCTCCAAAAATGTAGCTGATCAGGAACACGGCATCGGAGATGCTCAATCCACCAGTGCAGTTGGCATCACCGCTAAGAAGCGGGTCAGGAGGAGTACCGCCGCCGAAAATGTAGCCGATTATCCGTACCACATCGGAGATACTGATCGACTCAGAATTGTCCGCGTCGCCGATCAGGAATTGGTCGCCGCCATCTCTTCGAAAGAAATTGACGCCGCCGTCTTCCTCGCCAACAAGAAGATCGAGGTCGCCGTCTGAGTCGATATCTCCGAAGGTCATTGCCGCGCGCCAGCCAACGTCGCTGCCGGCGATGATGTCGGGTTGAGCAATCAGAGTTAACGAATCGGGAAAGACACCGCCAGGCGCCGTATTACGGAACCACGTCAGACCCATCAGCCGACCACCAACTATCAGGTCAATCTTGCCATCGCCATCCCAATCAGCGGCGCATGGCAGCGTGAAGTCGCGCGCTGTTTTCTTGATGACGAATTTGGTGATTAGCGTAAGTGCCGGGCTACCGGAGGTGCCGGTGTTTTCATATAGATGGATGTTCGCGAGACCATTAAAGTCCCACTCACCAACGATTAGATCTTTCAAGCCATCGTTGTCGAGATCGACCGGCACAGGTACGGCCAATTGGTCGGTCTTGATCCCGGCAAGCTGATTGGTGATGTTTACGAAGTTTGGCGTGCACTCATCGCCGTTGTTGCCCCAGTATTGAATGAATCCGTTTTCATTTCCTATGAGAATGTCCAAATCGCCGTCGTTGTCCCAATCGACGAAGGCGGGCATAGCCGAAAAACCAACGTCGATTCCGGCGAGGCTGGATGTGATACGAACAAACTTCGGTGCTGTGCGGCTACCAACATTCTGGAAATAGGCAATAGTGCCGTCACCGCCGCCGACTAACAGGTCGAGGTCGCCATCGCCATCAAGATCAGCCATGTCCGGAAATGCGCTGCGGCCGACATCAATATTATCGATGAGATTTTGTTGTTCGAGTACGAAATTGGCGCTCGCCGCTGTGCCGGTGTTGCGCAGAAATTTTAGGTTGTCGATGAATTCGCCATTGGCAGGCGAGAGAATCATGTCGAGATCGCCATCGTTGTCGACATCGGCAAGCGGAGCGTGATTGAATCCGAGAGTCGAGTATGCCGGCGAAAGGAAAGTATCCGTTTGATAAACGAAATCGGATAGTGATGCTGTGCCGGCATTTTCAAAGAGATAGAGATTGGTGTTGAAAAGATCGCCCCACATTATGTCTTGATCGGAATCATCATCAATGTCGACGAAATTGATAGCGCTGAAACCATGCTGGGGATCGGACGGCCTGTTGAAACCTCCGCCGCCACCCGGAAAGGCAAGAATGCTGTCGTAGAAAGTCGATTCCAGTGTAAAGGTCGGCGTCGTTGCGGAGCCGGTGTTTCGGTAGAACACCAATTGTCCCCCTGGATCACCTATGAAGAAATCGAAATCGCCATCGCTATCAATGTCGGTCAAAGCGGGAGTGTTGTTGACGCCGGTGACGATGCCTTCAAATGATGAATTCACCAGAACGAAGTTAATGACATTGCCGACACTTTGATTGCGATAAAACATCACGCCGTTGCTGTTGTTGTCGCAAAGAAGATCGAAATCGCCATCGTCGTCGAGATCGACAAAACGATGCCAGGTACCGATGCTGATCTGCGCAAATCGATCTGCAATCGGCGACCAAATAGGTGTTGTCAACGTGCCGATATTCCCAAGATAATTGAGCTTACCGTTAGTTTCGCCAATGAACAGGTCAAACAGTGAGTCGCCATCGAAATCGACAAGAGAAGGTTTGGGGTTGTTGATACCGCCCCAAAAGGGATAATCAAGCGTATCTGCGCCGATAACGATAGGAAAGGGGTTAGTCTCACGGGTGAATTGGGCGCTGAGACTGCCGGACGATATGAGCCAGGTGAATATCGCAAGTAGCGTGATGTGCTGGAAGCGATTGATAAATTTCCTCATTTGATACATAGTTCGGCACAGAACGCCCGTTAGGCAAGTATCCTGTACCAACATAGTCTATTTTGGTAATTTGTCAATCGGCAGAACCGCCGGAACCGGCGGTCCACCGCAATTGGACTTAGAATATCTCGGCGAAGAAATCCTTCATGGCCTGCCAGGAACGCTTGTCGGCTTTTTCATTGTAGGCAGCGCCTTTGGAATTGTCGTTGCCGGCTTCATTTTGCGTGAAGGCATGGACGGCGCCGCTGTAAGCGATGAACTGGTAATCGGCGCCTGCTGCTCTCATTTCGTTCAAAAATCCTTCTACATCCTTCATCGGTACAAATGGATCATCTGCTCCGTGGCATACCAGAATCTTGGCAGGGACTTTGCCGGCTGCTGCGGGCATGGTAGTTGTTAGACTTCCGTGAAAGGAAACGACTCCAGCGATATTGGCTCCACTGCGTGCCAGTTCGAGAGCCGCCCCACCACCGAAGCAGTAACCAATCGCAGCTACTCGCTTCGGGTCAACGTTTTTGTTCTTGAGAAGCGTCTGAAGCCCGGCATTGATGCGTTCGCGGAACAGCGGCAGATCCTGGCGATACTTGCCGGCCTCTGCACCGGCAGAACCGGCATCTTTGGGACGTACGCCCTTGCCGTAGATATCGATCGCGAAGGCAACGTATCCGAGCTCGGCAAGCATCTTGGCCCGCATTTTTTCATTGTCGGTAAGCCCCAGCCATTGATGAATAATGATGATGCCGGGCCGCGGACCGGAAATGGCGTCGTCATATACGAGATATCCTTCCAAAACAGTGTCGCCCTGCTTGTACTCGACTACTTCGTTCTTGATCGCCGCAAAACACGGGACTGCCAGAATAGCGGCCAAACCAATGGCCAGAATCATAGTTTTCATCATTCCTCCAAAAAAACGCTCTTCCATGAAACCAATGTGTCGTAATTTCGTCATAGCTTGTACGATAAGTATTGAAGAGTTGTAGCACTTTCAAGGAGCAGCAAATGCGATTCGCGAGTTTTTGTCTGATCGTCATTCTTACTGTTTTTTCTTCGGCCCATTCGGAGGATAAGGCAGCAACAGCCAAAGCGTCTCTCGATGCCATGAAGCGCCTTTCTTGGCTCATCGGAAGCTGGAAAGCTTCTATAGGTGGAAATGCGGCGTATGAATCATGGCAAATCGATTCAGAAAACCGATTCAAGGGCATGGGATTTAGCATCAATGGCAAGGACACCGCAATCTCCGAGAAACTGCTGATTGCCGCAACGGACTCAGGACTCTTCTACATATCTGATGTCTCACACAATCCGGCGCCGGTATACTTTAAAATGACGCGTCAGGATTCCGTTACGACAGTCTGGGAGAACCCGAAACACGATTTTCCAACGCGCATTATCTATCGCCATCCCACTGCCGATTCGTTGCATGCCCGCATTGAAGGACTGCGCAAAGGCAAGGAATCGGGCATTGATTTCGTTTTTCAACGCGTAAAGTAGTTTAGACAACTGCCAGCCTTCTGATTATATTGTATTCGTCCTGTGCCAAGACCAGGGCGTATCAATGTTCGAAGTAACTAATACTGGAAGGCAACATTGGCAGCACCAAAACGAAAAAGTAAGAAGTCGTCCCCGGCAACAACTCGCAACCAGCGCTCGGGGCTGAAACGACTGATAATCATCGGAATAATAGCCATCGTGGGTATCGCGGCAGCGATTTTTCTAACACGCGATAGCAAAAACTCGAGCACAACGCAGAATTCTGATGCCGGCGAAGGCAGCTACCAATCGCTGATGCGGCTGGAGTTTCTCAAGGAAGGATTGCTATCCTTCTATTCGGCAAATGGCACGTATATTACGACCATCGATATTGAACTTGCCGAGGCCTTCGAAGAGCGCCGTTTGGGGCTGATGTTTCGTACGTCGATGGAAGATAATCAGGGCATGTTCTTCATTTGGCCGACTGACGTACAGCAGTCGTTTTGGATGAAGAACACAATTCTGCCGCTGGACATGATCTTCATAAATTCCAGCAATGAGATTGTCACAATTCATAAGAATACGACACCGTACGCGGAGACACAGTATCCTTCCTCCCGCCCGGCTCAGTTTGTGCTCGAAGTGAACGCAGGATACTGCGATCGAGTTGGAATCAAGGAAGGCGACAAGATCGGCTGGATGCGCACCAATTGAGTTGAGGTGACAAAGACCCAAGGGAGATATCAGTCGGCGATTTTGCCAAGCCGACTCGCACTCTCCCGCCCCGAGTCCAAACAGGCCCGAGCGGCCTAGGGACGAGCACCTGATCTCCCCAGCGACAGAAAGCACTCACTGACAAAGAAGGCTTCAACGGGGGGGGAAGCACGCAAAAGTCAAAGTCCGGGACTTCTTGAAAACATTGAAGAGAGACAAGCAGGCGTTTGCCATGTTTGAGAAATTCATGAGCCAACTCAGCACGGGAAGCCACTGGAAATACATGAAGCGCAAGTAGCTACATTCGAATCAGTCACTACAAGAACACCATTGCTCTAATTCTCACGTACATGAATACCGGCGGGGGTTCCAGTAGTCCTGCGAATTGAGCAGAACTACTGAAAATCGAAATTAATTCGATTAGCGACCTGAGTAGCGATATGGGTAGTATCTCGGAACCCACATGGCACTTTGAATCAAGCCTGCTAGGTGTTCGTCAGAGACATTCATGCCTATTCCTTCATCCCGCGCTTGTTTAGCGACCGCCAATGCGACGGTGAACGAGACACTGCGGATGTCAGTCAACGGCGGCAAGAGGGCACCCTTCGCCCTGTTTTCAGAGCTTACCATTTCAGAAATCGCGCATGTCGCGGCATAGAACATCGTGTGAGTGACATGTTGTGCCTGACTGACAATGGCGCCGAGTCCCATTCCGGGGAAGACATAGAGATTGTTACATTGGGAAATTATGACCTCGCGACCATCCGGGATAATGAACGGCTTGAACGGACTGCCGGTCGCCATCAACGCTTTCCCATTGGTCGCAGCCATGACTTCTTCGGGAAGGACTTCGCAACAAGAAGTCGGATTTGAGAGAGCAAGTACAATCGGGCGCTCGCAGTTGTTTGCCAACGCGCTGAGAATATCGCCGGTGAATGCACCTCTCTGACCCGAAAGACCGATGAGAGTTGTTATTCGAGCGTGCTTGACGACTTCGGCGAGGTTGGGATTGCGGTCTTTTGAAACCGGCCAGTTTGCAATGGCATCGCTCGGTTGGAGGAAATTTGACTGATACTCATCAGCCTTGTCGCCTTCCATGAGTAGTCCATTGATATCGACCGCGTAAATGTTGCGGCGGGCTTCAGCCTGTGACATTCCACCTTCAGCAACCAAAAGTGAGACCAGCGCGTTTGCAACACCGCTCCCGGCTTGACCGAAACCGAGGATTCCGATCCGCTCGTCCTTGAGTGCACGACCAGTGGTCTTAAACGCAGTTCGAAGTGCGGCAGCGGCTGTAGCGCCGGTGCCCTGAATATCATCATTGAAGCTCAGAATCCGTTTCTGGTAACGATCGAGAAGAGTTGCAGCATGTTGTTTGCCGAAGTCTTCCCACTGCAAGAGTGCTCGCGGGAATACACGCTTCACGCCTTGCACGAATCGTTCAATAACTTCGTAATAGGCATCTCCTGTGAGCCGAGGCTGACGCAAGCCGATATAAAGCGGATCAGCAAGGAGTCGCTCATTATTGGTGCCGACATCAATCATAACCGGCAGAGTCGATGCCGGATGAATTCCGGCAGCGGCAACGTAGAGCGAGATTTTGCCGACTGGAATGCCCATGCCATCGGCGCCAAGATCCCCGAGTCCCAAAATTCTCTCACCGTCGGTTGCTACGATGAGCGATACGTTCGGCAGTCCGACGTTTTCGAGAATCTGTTCAATGGAATCAACGTTGCGCGGCGAGACGAAGATTCCGCGCCAGCGTCTTACGATGTGTGACAGAGTCAGACAAGCTTGACCGACAGTTGGTGTATAGACGATTGGCAGCATCTCTTCGAGGTGCTTCAACAGCGTTGAATAGAACACTGTCTCGTTGCGGTCGAGAAGCGCCAGCAGTGATACATAGCGACCTAAATCCGTTGCTTTGGTTTTGAATATATCATAGTTGCGAGTTAGCTGTTCGTCGAGCGTACCAACCCGATCGGGAAACAATCCGACCAGATCAAATTCGGCCCGTTCGACATTGGAAAAGGCGTTGCCTTTATTCAAAAGTGGGTCAGAGACCAGCGCGTTTCCCTTATGCGGAACAGCGTAGTAAATCTCGTTGGTGAGTGGGTCAACCTTAAGTTCGAAGCGTTTCATTGCAGTTCCTTTCTTTCCGCCCGGCGGCGGAGAACGCTTCGAAAGAAGGCCAGATATTCGGGTGAAGTCAAGGACTCAAAGCGGGTATTTTAGACTGCCGTAAAAAGACCTCTATCATAGACTTAGGTGTGGATCGCGCACACGCTGTGAGGCGCTGAATCGAATTGAGCGCCCAAATCAATATCTCACCAAATTAGCCGAAAGAGCTACTATGGCGAATAAGGTTGAATCGTTCCAGCTTGATCATTTGAGTATGCCCGCTCCGCAAGTACGTATGGCGGGGCACCAAACTGGTCCCAAAGGTGACATCATTTCGAAATTCGATCTGCGTTTTGTTAAACCGAATACAGATGCGATTCCCACTGCCGCGTTGCACACTTTGGAGCATCTGCTGGCAACTTACATGCGCGAATATCTCGACGGCATTATTGATCTCTCGCCGATGGGTTGTCGCACCGGTTTCTACCTGACGGTCTGGGGCGAAGTCGACAGCAAGCGGGTAGAGACGGCGTTAGTCAATTCGCTCAAGCGTGTAACTGCCACAGCTTGGGAGGATGTTCCGGCAACGACCGCCAAGGAATGCGGAAATTATCGCGACCATTCCCTTTTCGGGGCCATTGAGTATGCCAGAACCGTAATCGCAGGGTTTGAATCAAGATGATTGGTATCATTGGAGCGATGGCGGAAGAGATCGAATTGTTCAAGCAGAACATGGAGATCAAGAAAACCTACAGTTACGCCCGAACCGAATACAATGTCGGAACGATAAACGAGCAGGAAGTTGTGTTGCTGCAGGCAGGAATCGGCAAAGTGAAATCCACTATCAGCACGCAGATACTGATCGATCGTTTTGATATCGACATGATCATCTTCACGGGGCTGGCCGGCGCACTGACTTCGAACTTGCGGCGCGGCGACTTAGTGGTCGCGAATCATGTCGTGCAGTATGATTTCGATTTGACCGCGTTTGGCCGCCGCCACGGTGAACTGCCGGATATCGGTCGATTGCTCGAGCCGGATCCGAAGTTGATCAAATTCATGTGCTATGCTTATGACGATATCTTCCAGAATGACAAGAACGCTCCGCATTTAATCGTTGGTTCGATTTGTTCCGGAGACAAGTTCATCACGGACCGACGCGATATTGATTGGTTACAGCGCGAATTCGGCGCGGTTGCCACTGAGATGGAAGGTGCCGCTGTCGGTTACACCTGCTTTGTCAACGATGTGAAGTTCGCGATCCTGCGAACGATTTCCGACACCGGCGGCGACGGCGCGACCGATGACTTCGACGAGTACCTCAAAGTAGCCTCAGCCAATTCCTTCAAAATTGTCAG
This genomic interval from bacterium contains the following:
- a CDS encoding S-ribosylhomocysteine lyase; the encoded protein is MANKVESFQLDHLSMPAPQVRMAGHQTGPKGDIISKFDLRFVKPNTDAIPTAALHTLEHLLATYMREYLDGIIDLSPMGCRTGFYLTVWGEVDSKRVETALVNSLKRVTATAWEDVPATTAKECGNYRDHSLFGAIEYARTVIAGFESR
- a CDS encoding 5'-methylthioadenosine/adenosylhomocysteine nucleosidase gives rise to the protein MIGIIGAMAEEIELFKQNMEIKKTYSYARTEYNVGTINEQEVVLLQAGIGKVKSTISTQILIDRFDIDMIIFTGLAGALTSNLRRGDLVVANHVVQYDFDLTAFGRRHGELPDIGRLLEPDPKLIKFMCYAYDDIFQNDKNAPHLIVGSICSGDKFITDRRDIDWLQREFGAVATEMEGAAVGYTCFVNDVKFAILRTISDTGGDGATDDFDEYLKVASANSFKIVSTMLRVMSYRENAIG